The following nucleotide sequence is from Candidatus Bipolaricaulis sibiricus.
GTCAACGGACTGGTCTACAGCGGCGTGTACGCCATGCTCGCCCTCGGGTTCGGTCTCGTGTTCGGCGTCGGACGGGTGCTCAACCTCGCACACACTGCGTTCTACATGGTGGCAGCGTACGGGCTCTTCTACTTCGCAAGCACGGGGCTGGGCACTTCGATCGCCGTCCTGCTCACCACGATCGGGATCGTGGCTGCCGGTATCGCCCTGTACAAGCTGTTCATCGAACCAGTCCGAGAGATGGAAGCGACCGTACTCATCGCGACCCTGGCGGTGGCTGTCCTTCTCCAGGAACTCGTCCTCGTGTTCTTCGGCAACGAACCGCGCCACGTGCCGCCCGCGCTGCCTGGGTTCACCCAGATCGTGGGAGTTCGGGTTGGCAACCAGGAGATGGTGACCCTCGTCGTTGCCGCAGTGAGCCTCATCGCAACCTGGTTTCTCCTTTCCCGGACGAAGCTCGGGCTGGCGATCCGTGCCGCAGCTCAGGATCGCGAGGTGGCCAACCTGATGGGGATCAACGTAAACCGGGTCACGGCGATCGTGATGGGCCTCGGGCTCGTTCTGGCAGCGCTGGCGGGAATCGCCGTCGCCCCCCTGTTCACCGTCGAGCCAGCGATGTGGATGAACCCCCTTGTCATCGTGCTTGCCGCGGTTGTGCTGGGCGGGCTGGGCAGCCTCAAGGGCAGCCTCATCGGTGCAGTGATCCTCGCCTTCGCCGAGGTCGGCGTCGTGTTCCTTGTCCCCGGCGGATCGTATCTGCGCACGGCCATCGCGCTCCTGATCATGGTGTGCGTGTTCTTTATCCGACCGGAAGGGCTGTTCGGGTCAAGCATCGCCGAGGAACGCTGACATGTACTACGCTCGCTACCTCCTCCGCTACCTTCGCAACGAGGTCCTGGTCCTCCCGAGCCGGGTAATCGTGCTCGTGTTCGTCGCTTCGCTTCTTGCCTTCCCGCTCATGTCCCAGGACCCCAATCTCTTGCGCATGCTCATCGTCACCGCCCTGTTCTCCCTGTACGCCGTAAGCTGGGACCTCCTCTCTGGCTACACCGGCCAGATCAGCCTTGGGCACGCCCTGTTCTTCGGACTGGGAGCCTACGCCAGCGCACTTCTCAGCTCTCACCTTGACCTTCCACCCTACGTCACGATCCCCGCTGGAGCAACCGTGGCTACGCTGGCGGGACTCCTCGTTGGGGTTCCCTGCCTCCGCTTGCGCAAGCACTACTTGGCCCTCGCCACGCTTGCGTTCCCGATCATGCTCACCGGCCTCGTGTTGGCGTTCCCAGGGTTTTCCGGAGGCGAAGGCGGAATCTGGCGTATCGCCCGCCTGACCGCGACGAGGGTCGCGGAGTACTACCTCATCATGGGGGTCATGCTGGGGGCGGTGTTCGCCCTGTGGAAGATCGTTGGATCCAGGGTAGGGCTCATTTTCCACTCCATCCGCGAAGACGAGACAGCGGCACGCGCCCTGGGGATCAACACCGTGCGCTACAAGCTCCTCGCGTTCGCGCTGTCAGGGTTCACGGCCGGGGTTGCCGGTGCCCTCTACGCACACTCGAGCGCCGCGCGGATCGTGGCCCCCGGGGTGGTTCTCAGCCTGTTCATGTCGTTCCAACCCGTGATCTGGACGATCTTCGGTGGGGTGGCAACCCTCTACGGCCCGATCAGCGGTGTGTTCGTCCTCTATCCACTTCTGGACACGCTGAACATCGTCATCCCCAAGTACCGGATGCTTGTCTTTGCCCTGCTCGTCTTGCTCATCCTGCGGTTCATGCCCCACGGAATCAGCATCTGGATCCGTGACACGATCGAGCGCGTGTGTCCGAGCTGCCGCGTGCGGAACGCTGCGCTCCGCCACGCCTGTCGGGCATGCGGCACAGAGCTTCGCGCCGCTCGGTCCTAGCCCCCCACGGTTGTCCCCGTTCCGCTTGGAGCTCGGCTCTCCCCGTCCCAGGGCCCCCCACCTACAGCCCGAGGTATGAGCGGCGCACGACCTCGTCCACAAGAAGGTTTTCGGGCGGCCCCTCCGCCACCACACGTCCCTGCGACAGCACGTAACCCCAATCCGCCATCGATAACGAGATCGCCGCATCTTGTTCCACAAGGAGCACCGCGATCCCCAGCTCCTTCACCTCGCGGATCCGCTCGAACAGCGGTTCCTTGACCAGCGGCGCCAACCCCGTCGACGGCTCGTCGATGAGGAGCAGCTTGGGGCTACTCATGAGGGCCCGACCAATGGCCAGCATCTGCTGCTCCCCACCGGACAGCGTCCCCGCCCGCTGGCGGGCGCGATCCCACAGAATCGGAAACAGGCGCTGCACTTCGGCTAGCCGGGTCGCGACCTCGCGGCGGCTATGCACGAGGTAGGCACCGGCAATGAGGTTCTCCCGAACCGTCATTTCGCGGAACGGCCGGCGCCGCTCCGGGCACAGAATCAGGCCCCGGGCTGCGATCTCGTGGGGCGGGAGGTGGTCAATCCTCTCCTCGAGAAACCAGACCCGTCCCCCCAGGCGCACGTCCTCGTGCCGGAAGGCACGTTGTTCCCACCGCACCAGCCCGGCGAGCGAACGGAGAAGGGTCGTCTTGCCCGCTCCGTTGGGCCCGACCACGCTCACCAGCTCGCCCTCGCGCACTTCCAGCCCCACATCGTGGAGGATAAGCGCGGTCCCGTACGAGACCGATAGCTCGTGAGCTTGGATGGCCTGGCGCATCAGAAGACCTCCGGGGCCACCGCGCCAACCTTGCCGAGGTAGGCCTCGACGACGCGGGGGTCCTGCACAACCTGCTCGGGGTGTCCATCGGCCAGCACCTCCCCGAAGTGCATCACCACAATGCGGTCCGCGATCCTCATCAGCTCAGACAACTTGTGCTCGACGATGATCATCGCGCACCCCTCACTGTGGAGGCGGCCGAAACGCCCTCCCTTCCGCAGACGGTGGACCGAGTTCGCCAGCAACCTCGTCTCCGCTTGGGTCAGGCCTGCGAACGGCTCGTCGAGGATGAGCAGCTCGGGCTCAGTGGCGATCGCCCGCGCGATCTCGAGCCGCTTCAGGTCCCCCTGAGAGACCGCACCGGCTGGCGTCATGGCTAGGTCGGAGATCCCGACGAACTCCAGCGCGTCCAGGGCCCGGGCCTCGATCGTCTTCACCCACTCCCCTTGGCCCCGCACGCGCGGATTGTGGAGACCCACCATCACGTTGGCGATGAGCGGGAGCCGCTTCATCGGCCGGCTGTTCTGGAATGTACCCGTGATCCCGCCCACCACCCGCTTCCACGTCGGCTGGCGGGTGATGTCTCGGCCCTTCCACAGGACCTTGCCGCTGTCGGGACGCAGCAGCCCCATGATCATCCGGACCAGCGTCGTCTTCCCCGCTCCATTGGGACCGATCAGGCCTACGATCTCCTGCGGCTCCACCGAGAAGCTCGCCCGCCGCACCGCCTCCAGGCCTCCGAACCGCTTAGAGATCTCCGAGACGGCGAAGAAGTGCTCCGTCACAGCCCCTCCAGCTCATCGCGCAGATCGCGCCGCGACACCTTGCCAACGTCCGTCTTGGGAAGCTCGCTGCGGAACTCGACAACCTTGGGCACCTTGTACGGGGCCAGCTTCTCCTTGAGGTACTCGCGGATGTCGGCCTCGGTGACGCGCCCCCGCGCTTCGGGCTTGAGCACGACGTACGCCATCGGGTACTCGCCGACCTTGGGGTCCTTGACCCCGATCACCCCCGCCGCCTTCACCATCGGGTGGGCGGTGAGGACCTCCTCGATCTCGCGCAGGAACACTGAGAAGCCGCGATACTTGATGAGATCCTTCGTGCGGGCGTAGTAGTGGAAGTAGCCGTCCCCGTCCATCCGAACAAGGTCACCCGTTCGCAGCCATCGTTTCCCGTCCCGGTCGATGAACGCCCGCCGGTTCTCCTCGTCGCGCCTCCAGTAGCCGGCAGTGATGTTGGGGCCCGACAGAAGCAGTTCCCCCACCTCGCCCACGGGCAGCAGCTGACCTGTCTCCGGCTCCACAATCGCTGCGTCCACGTTGGGGAGAGGAAGCCCAAACGAACCGCGCCTGATGCGGTGGTGAGGGTTGACGTGGCTCACGCCCGATGTCTCGGTCATCCCGAACCCCTCGAGAATTGCTTTCCCCGTCCGCTCTTCCCACCCCGCCGCCGTTGTCTCGGGAAGGGAGTCGGCGCCGCTCACGATCAGCTTCATCTTCTTCCAGTTGACCCACGCCGTCTTGGCGTGGGTGCGCAAGACCTCGTACAGAGCTGGCACACCGTAGAACACAGTCACGCCTTGGCGGTCCATGGTCGAGAGGATGTGCCCCAGATCGAGCGAGGTGAACATGACAAGGGTTGCCCCGAGGGTGATTCCCATCAGAAGCACTCCCACCTGGCCGTAGATGTGGTACAGGGGGAGCGCGGCGGCAACCACCTCGCCTCCTTCCGTCAGGTTCGGGAAGAACGCCCTCAGCTGGCCGGAACAGGACACGAGGTTGGCATGGGTCAGCCGCACGCCCTTGGGCTGAGCTGAGGTACCGCCCGTGTACGGCAGGGCCGCCAGGTCGGCCTCAGGATCGACAGCAGCCACCGAACCCGATGTTCCCCCGCGGAGGATCTTCTGAAACGGGTGCACGCTGGGACCTTCCGGGAGGGCCGCCTTCTTGGCGAACACCCCCTTCAGCGCAGGCAGGTACTCGTGAGCTCCCGTCACGATCGTTCCTTTTAGCTCCAGCTGAGCGCGGGCTACGTTCCCATACAGAAGATCTTGGCACACGACATAGCTCGCCGCGCTATCCTTCATCTGAAACGCAAGCTCCGAGCTTGAGTAGACGGGGCTTACCGGCACAACCGTCGCCCCCGCCATGAGAATCCCGAAGTACGCGATCACGAACTGCGGGCTGTTCACGAGGTACAACGCGACACGGTCGCCCTTCTGGACGCCAAGACGCCCCAGGCCGGCCGCGAACGCACCCACTTGCTCCCGGAGCTCACCGTACGAGAGGTTCGTCCCGTAGTAATGGAGCGCCGCCCGGCGCGGGAACTTCTGGGCGACGTGATCGAGCAGGCTCCACACGGGCGCGGCCGGCGTATCCACCCTCGGCGGAACACCCTCCGCATAGTGATGCACCCAAGGTCGCTCTCTGTAAGGGTTTTCTCCGCTCATGCCACCGCCTTTGGTTCAGCGTAGCGCACTCGGGAAGCGCGCTTGAAGGAACAGATTATAGGCGCGGCGCAGAGGGGATCAAGAACGGGCCCCGCGGGCCCCGCCACGCCCGTGCCAGCCCCGACGATCCCCACCGCGGCTCCCCCCGGCGTCACGGGTTCGCCGACGAACGACGGATCGTTCCGAACACGCGAATCACCTCGGCGATGTGCTCGTCGGTGTGCGTCGCCATGTAGCTCGTCCGGAGAAGGCACCTTCCCTCCGGAACCGCAGGCGGCAACGCGACGTTCGTGTACACTCCCGCGTCGAACAGCTCCCTCCACAGCAGGAGCGTCTCCATTCCTCCCCCGACCACGATGGGGACAATCGGGGTCTCACTGGCCGCCGTGTCAAATCCCAACTCACGGAGCGAACGCCGCATCCGCTCGCCGAGCTCGTTGACGCGGGCAACGCGCTCCGGTTCTGACTCGAGAATCCCCAGCGCAGCGAGCGCTGCCGCCGCGCTGGCCGCGGGAAGGCTGGCACTGAAGATGAGCGATCGCGCCCGGTGCTGGATCCAGTGAATCGAGGCTTCGTCGCCAGCGATGAACCCGCCCACCGACGCGAGCGACTTGCTGAACGTGCCCATGATGAGATCCACCGACTCGGTGACCCCGTGGTGAGCCGAGGTCCCGCGGCCACCTCCGGTGACCCCGATCCCGTGGGCATCGTCCACCATCAGCCGCGCCCCGTGGCGCCGGCAGCAGTCGGCGATCTCCCGCAGCGGGGCGATCTCTCCGCTCATGCTGAACACCCCATCGACCACAACGAGCCGACCCACGTCCCGTGGGCAGGCCGACAGCACCCGATCGAGGTCGGCCACGTCGTTGTGCCGGAACCGCCGCATCTCCCCCAACGACAACCGGCACCCATCGAAGATGCTCGCGTGGTCCTCCTTGTCGCAGACCACGATGTCGTTCCGGCCAACGAGCGCCGAGACCGCGCCGAGGTTCGCCTGGTAGCCCGTCGCGAACACGAGCGCCTTCTCCTTGCCCACGTAGTGGGCCAGCCGCTCCTCCAGCTCGAGATGAAGCGCCAACGTTCCGTTGAGGAATCGCGATCCCGTGCAGCTCGTCCCGTACCTCGCGACCGCGTCCGCCGCGGCCCGCTGGACGCGCGGGTCGGTGGTCAGGCCGAGGTAGTTGTTCGAGCCGATCATGATCAGGCGCCGGCCACCGATGACGACGGTCGTCCCCTCCGACTCCTCGAGCGGGATGAAGTAGGGGTACAGGCCCTGGGCCTGTGCCGTCCGCGGGTTCGTCGGATACCCCAGCCGCTCCGCGTACGCCGGGTCGGTCAGGAATCGGCGGCACTTCTCTAGCAGATCCATGTCACGGAGACGCTTCTAGTAGACACCGTAGTAGCGCATGATACCCCATTCGAACAGCCGCCCCGGGAGCACGGCCCGGGCGTGGACCGCCAGCCGCTGGATCGGGTTGCCAACCGTATACCGCAGCCGCGGAGCGGGGTGACGCAGGACCCGGAGGACGAGCCGCGCCACCGCAGCCGGGTCCTCCCCCGCCTGCTCGTCGCGTTCGATCCGCCGCAAAGCGCGGGCAAACCGCTCCCGATACGCGTCGTTCGTCACCGACGCCGCCGTCCGCCGACGGTGCGCCGTGAACCCCGTGCGGGTGTCGCCCGGCTCAATCAGGACTACCTTTATCCCGAGCGGCTTGGCCTCCATCCTCAGCGCCTCGGTCATCCCCTCGAGGGCGAACTTCGACGCGCTGTAGAGGCCCTGGAACGGAAGGCCGATCCGACCGCCGAGCGACGAGACGTTGACGATCGTTCCCGCCCCGCGGGCGCGGAAGTAGGGCAACACCGCCCGACACACCCGTAGCGCGCCGAAGAAATTCGTCTGGAAGAGGTCAAGGACCTCCTCAACCGTGGTGTCCTCCACCGCCCCGGCGATGCCGAACCCCGCGTTGTTGACCACCGCGTCGAGCCGCCCCGCGTCGGCCACCACCCGCGCGACTGCCCCTGCCACGGACGCATCGTCGCGAACGTCCATCGAAAGTGAGGTCCAGCCGGCGTCGGTCGGACCCTCACCCGTCGAGCGGCTCCCTCCGTACACGGTGAACCCGTTCCGCGCAAGGAGATCGGCACAGGCCCGCCCGATCCCCGACGACGCCCCCGTGACCAGCACCACCCAAGACTCGGGCCCCTCTGCCCTGCCGACGTGATCCGTCAACCCGCACCTCCACGATCCAGGTCGAGCAAGGTAGCACGAACCGACATCGCAGTCAACAGCTCACACTCTGAGAACGCCTTTCCACACAATTCCCGCGCGGCCGCGTCACGCCGGAGACCAGAGAGGACGGGCCCCGGCGTGTTGCTCGCAGGCCCGTCCTGTTGTCACAGCGGGGCAGAGATGTCCTTACCGCGCGATGCGCAGACCCTCCCCCTTGAGGAGCCCCTCCACCTCATCCCGGGTCGCCCACACGAGGTCGCCAGGGTTCGTCTGCTTGAGGGCAGATGCCGCTATCCCGTATCGGACACCGGCCTCCGGCCCGTCGGTGAGGTACCCGAACAGAAACCCCCCAGCAAACGCGTCTCCCGCCCCCACCCGGTCCACGACCTCGATATCGTACGTGGGGCCGCGGATGATCCCGCCCTGGGCGTAGGCAATCGCCGTCCACGTGTTGTGCCACACCGACGGCGTCTCCCGCACCGTGATCGCCACTACGGCGAGATTGAACTCCCGGGCGAGGCGCTCCGCCACCTTCTCATAGGCGGTCTCCTCGATCCCGAACACCCGTTTCGTGTCCTCTTCGGTCGTGATGAGGACATCAGCCATCCGGACGAGCCCGGTCATGACCCGGCGGGCCTCCTCTTGGGTCCACAGCCGGGCCCGGTAGTTGAGGTCGAGCGACACGAGGAGCCCAGCTTCCTTGGCTCTACTGACCGCTTCCTGCGTTGCCTTCGCGGCCAGCGAGGAAAGAGCGGGAGTGATCCCTGTGGTGTGGAAGCACCGGGCGTCACGGAAGATCTTGGCCCAGTCAACCTCACCCGGCCGGATGTTGGCCATGGCTGAACCTCGGCGGTCGTACAGCACAGAACTCGCCCGCGGGCTCGCCCCGAACTCCACAAAGTACAGGCCCACCCGGTCCTCGTCGGTCCACACGATGTGGGAGGCGTCCACTCCCTGCTCGCGGGCCCGGTTGGCGATCATCCGCCCCAGCGCGTTGCGGGAAAGCCGCGTCACGTAGGCGGCGTTCAGGCCGAGGCGTTGGGCGGTCACCGCCACGTTCAGCTCCGCCCCACCAACATGGACTTCGAGCGTGGTTGTCTGCTCCAGCCGCTGTAGCCCTGGCGGAGAGAGGCGAACCATCGCTTCCCCAAACGTCACCAGGTCATACTTCATCGGGCCACCTCCTCCCGGGCTTTCCGCACCGCTTCCACCAGGGACCGGGCCCGTTCGGTGATGAGCTCGTACCGGCCCTCCGCCACCGCGCTCTTGTCCACGAGCCACGAGCCAGCGCAGACCGCGGCGGCACCGGCGCGGATGAACTCGCCAGCATTGTCCGCGGTGATCCCGCCCGTCGGCACGAGGGGGATCTGGGGGAGAGGACCGTGCACCTCCTCAATGTACCTCGGGCTGAGCGCGGAAGAGGGGAACACCTTAACCATATCCGCCCCCGCTTCCCAGGCGGTGAGAATCTCGCTGGGGGTCATGGCACCGATGATGGCGGGGACTCCATAGCGGTGGGCCACCTCCAGGACGTCGAGCTTCACGGTGGGGGTGACGAGGAACCGCGCGCCCGCCAGGATCGCCTGACGGGCCGTAGGGGCATCGAGCACGGTTCCCACGCCGATGATCACCTCACTCAGCTCACTGGACACCTCCTCAATCGCCCGCAGGGCCCCCGGCGTGGTCATGGTGAGCTCGACGTACGGCAGCCCGCCGGTCGCGAGAGCCTCAGCGATGCGCAGGAGATCATCCGAGGACCGAATGCGGATGACCCCAAGCACACCTACTGTCTCAACCATCACGGTTTCTGTCACTTCAACCGCCCCCCTTGTCACAAGTCGTTGGCCACCCCGGTAGCGTCTTCCTGCCCGCGTTCGATCGCGCCTGCACAAGCTTGATAGAATGCCGATAGGCAAGGCTCGATGACGGGAACGGCGGACAAGAGCCGCTCCATCGGAGCTATGTCCTTGAGTCCGTGGCCGGTGAGCACACAAACCACGCGGTCTCCAAGTCTGAGAGCTCCCGTTTCCAGAGCTTGCTCAATGGCCGCCGCTCCCGCAGCACCCGCTGGCTCGACCAGTCCGATTCCCTCTCGAGCCAGTCGGTGCCAAGCGGCCAGGATGCTCTGATCATCCACCGCGAGCATGGCACCGTCACTCTCTCGAACAGCACGCAGGGCCAAGGCGCCGCTTTCCTTGGGATCGTCCAGCGTCAACGCCGCAGCGATGGTCTTCGGAGGGGATTCGAGACGAGGCACGCTGCACAGTCCATGATCGAACGCGTTCACAATGGGACAACTTCCTGTCGGCTGGACTCCCACGAGCCTGGGCATTCGCGACGCCAGACCCAGAGCGTTCATCTCACGAAACCCCTTCCAGAGCCCACTGAGCAATGTTCCCGAACCAACTGGAACGAGAACAGCATCGATATCTCCTAACTCCAAGGTCAACTCATACGCCACGGTCTTGTATCCCTCCAAGATCAGTGGATTCCCATCCACAACCGTGTTCATGAGTAGCCATCCCAGCTCTGCAGAAGCCTGCTCAGCGAGATGAAGCACCTCGGCTTCGCGTTCTGCATTCACAGCCACCACCGTCGCACCATAGGCCTGGGTCATGAAAGTCTTCTCACGCGTTCCTCCCTGGTACATGAACACTACAGCGCGCACACCGGCCAAGGCCGCATAGAGAGCGACCGAACCGGCAGCATTGCCACTGGACATCATCACGACCGTGTTGACCTGTTCAGGCAGCCCGCTGGTCATCACAGCAACTCCCCGATCCTTGAACGAGCCGGAGGGATTAGCGCCTTCGTCCTTGAACATCAGGTCAATGCCCAGCTGGCGTCCCCACCGACGCGCGGGCACTAGCAGTGTTCCGCCTTCACCACGGGAGAGCCTGCGAGGAAGAGGTGGAAGAAGCTGAGAATAACGCCAGATCCCCCGCTCCTTCTGAACACGTACCCTCTTCCCCTCTAAAGCGTATTCCGCCAGCAACAACCCCCGATCGCGAGGGCAGCGCCGGACCTCAAGCGGATAGAGAGAATGACATCGTTGACACCGCAGGCCCGCGAACCAGCTCTCCCTACCGACCACTGCAGCCACCTTCAGCACGGAGTCCCGGCAGAGTCCACCCGTGAAAAGCCACGATAAACCGCGCCACCTCTGCCGCGGCCACCTCAAGCCAGCGAGTCCCGCTCTCGGCCGTGGCAGCCGCCGCGTCACCAAGTACCCCGCTCGGCGAGAGCTCCTCGACGGAGAAACCCACTGTAACCACGGAGTCCTCGTACCAATCGGTACTCCAGTAGATTTCGCCCTGGCCGTGGATGAACGGGGGACGCTCCCCTCTCACAAGATCAGAGCGGAGCGCCATCACCGCGGCCGTTTCGAACTCGCAAGCATGCCCGAGTCCACCAAGCTTGGACCGACGTTCTGCCCCGAGGACACGACGAAGAAAGGCCCAGTAGTTTGCGGCCGCACATAGCGCACCCGTCTGCCTGTGGATCCGGCTCACCGCAATCTCCAATGCAGCCTTGTTCCCAGCGTGGCCATTCAGGTAGAGCAGCTGTCGGAACCCGTGGGAAGCGATCGAGAGTCCCACCTGGGTCACCATGTCGATAAAGGTGACATCGTCGACAGCTAAGGTCCCGGGGAATCTCATGTGATGTTGGGAGCAACCAACGGTCAACGCCGGGGCAAGGAGGGCCGGCACGGTCTTCCGCGCCTGGGCCACGGCTTGGTCCGCAATTGCTGTCACGATGAGCGAGTCGGTGCAAAGAGGAAGATGAGGCCCGTGCTGCTCGGTAGATGCCGTGGGTACGACCACCACCGCCCCTCGCTCAGCCATCTCCCGGATTTCTGGCCAAGTGCACTCCTCCCACCTGTACGGATGACGCGGCCCCTCATCAAGCCCGGGGTTCCTTGCTACTTCGATCACGTCTGTCTCCCCTCACCCGCACATACGCGCACAATCGCGCGAAGGTAAGCCCTAGCGGCGCTCCACACTTCATCGAGGTCGACGTGTTCATCTGCCCCGTGGGCCTGGGCGATGTCTCCGGGCCCCCACACCACGGTGGGGACCCTGCGCTCCGCAAACAGAGACCCATCGGTCCCGTACGGAACACCCTGCAGCTCAGGTCGAAGCCCCTCTTCGCGGGCTGCTCCCTGCAACGCCCGAACGAAAGGATGATCTGAGCGGGTCTCCATGGGACGGCAATGCCGAGTCTCCTCCAACCTCCTCACGTTGGCTGTTACGCCACGGGCATCGCGGATCGCACGCGCGACAACCATGCGAATCTCGGCAAGAACGGCGTCGATATCCTCGCTGGGGAGCCATCTTCTATCGAGCCGCACCCAACATCGGTCGGGCACCACATTGGGGGCCACCCCCCCCTGAATCATCCCCACGCTGAGAGTCGGCGCCCCCAGCAAAGGGTGAGTTCTTTCCTCCGCCCACTTCACCCCTAGTTCCGCAAGCGCTTGAACGATCGCTGCGGCCCAGACAACGCTATTTGCCCCGATCTGGGGGCAGCTTGCATGAGCGGCACGGCCTTCGACAACGATCTCTACCCACTCCACTCCTTTGTGGGCCGTGACCAGGCGGAGCCTTGTGGGCTCACCAACGATGCATGTCTGAGGCGTTACTTCGCTGAGCAGAGCTTTGGTCCCGAGACCGCCGATTTCCTCACCAGCAACAGCGGCTAACATCACCGGCCGCCTCAGAGGGAACCGGCCCCGCTGCAGGGCCACGAGGGCCATCGCCATGGCTGCCACTCCTGCCTTCATATCTGCTGCCCCACGCCCGAACAGAAGTCTCCCACGCACCGCCGGAGTGCGCCCCTCGGAAGGAGGGGGAACGGTATCAAGGTGCCCGTTGAGCAAGAGGAAGGGCGCGTCGGTTGGCTCTGGATAGCCCGCCAGCAGGTTCACATGGGGGCCTTCGGCCGCAGGCTGGACAACGGTCGCCACTCCTTCTCCTGACAGGAACCTTCGAAGCCGATGTGCAACCTCCGCGGTTCCCACAGCGGAGTGGCTGGGAATGAGCACGAGCTCGTGTGCCAGACGGCGCACCTCAGCTGGGGTGATGGATCCGATCAACCTTGCCCCAGTTGCCCCGCTCATACGAAGTCGCCCCTCTCAGACTCACTCCCCGGGCCGCTGGAGAGATAAGCAGCTGAGGACGCTAGGTCTTCAACAGGAATCCTCTCTCCAAGTCGCCGCGACCGGCATAACTGTTCAGTGCGCTCCGTGTTCTTGAGTCCATGCCCCGTCACGTAACACACTACCCAGTCAGTGGGTTGGACCAAGTCCTGGTCAACTGCAGTGAGCAACCCCGCGGTTGCCACTGCTCCCGCAGGCTCTGCGAAAACTCCCTCGAGCGAGGCG
It contains:
- a CDS encoding High-affinity branched-chain amino acid transport system permease protein LivH, producing the protein MVANILVNGLVYSGVYAMLALGFGLVFGVGRVLNLAHTAFYMVAAYGLFYFASTGLGTSIAVLLTTIGIVAAGIALYKLFIEPVREMEATVLIATLAVAVLLQELVLVFFGNEPRHVPPALPGFTQIVGVRVGNQEMVTLVVAAVSLIATWFLLSRTKLGLAIRAAAQDREVANLMGINVNRVTAIVMGLGLVLAALAGIAVAPLFTVEPAMWMNPLVIVLAAVVLGGLGSLKGSLIGAVILAFAEVGVVFLVPGGSYLRTAIALLIMVCVFFIRPEGLFGSSIAEER
- a CDS encoding Branched-chain amino acid transport system permease protein LivM — encoded protein: MYYARYLLRYLRNEVLVLPSRVIVLVFVASLLAFPLMSQDPNLLRMLIVTALFSLYAVSWDLLSGYTGQISLGHALFFGLGAYASALLSSHLDLPPYVTIPAGATVATLAGLLVGVPCLRLRKHYLALATLAFPIMLTGLVLAFPGFSGGEGGIWRIARLTATRVAEYYLIMGVMLGAVFALWKIVGSRVGLIFHSIREDETAARALGINTVRYKLLAFALSGFTAGVAGALYAHSSAARIVAPGVVLSLFMSFQPVIWTIFGGVATLYGPISGVFVLYPLLDTLNIVIPKYRMLVFALLVLLILRFMPHGISIWIRDTIERVCPSCRVRNAALRHACRACGTELRAARS
- a CDS encoding Branched-chain amino acid transport ATP-binding protein LivF; translated protein: MRQAIQAHELSVSYGTALILHDVGLEVREGELVSVVGPNGAGKTTLLRSLAGLVRWEQRAFRHEDVRLGGRVWFLEERIDHLPPHEIAARGLILCPERRRPFREMTVRENLIAGAYLVHSRREVATRLAEVQRLFPILWDRARQRAGTLSGGEQQMLAIGRALMSSPKLLLIDEPSTGLAPLVKEPLFERIREVKELGIAVLLVEQDAAISLSMADWGYVLSQGRVVAEGPPENLLVDEVVRRSYLGL
- a CDS encoding ABC transporter related: MTEHFFAVSEISKRFGGLEAVRRASFSVEPQEIVGLIGPNGAGKTTLVRMIMGLLRPDSGKVLWKGRDITRQPTWKRVVGGITGTFQNSRPMKRLPLIANVMVGLHNPRVRGQGEWVKTIEARALDALEFVGISDLAMTPAGAVSQGDLKRLEIARAIATEPELLILDEPFAGLTQAETRLLANSVHRLRKGGRFGRLHSEGCAMIIVEHKLSELMRIADRIVVMHFGEVLADGHPEQVVQDPRVVEAYLGKVGAVAPEVF
- a CDS encoding Long-chain-fatty-acid--CoA ligase, with amino-acid sequence MSGENPYRERPWVHHYAEGVPPRVDTPAAPVWSLLDHVAQKFPRRAALHYYGTNLSYGELREQVGAFAAGLGRLGVQKGDRVALYLVNSPQFVIAYFGILMAGATVVPVSPVYSSSELAFQMKDSAASYVVCQDLLYGNVARAQLELKGTIVTGAHEYLPALKGVFAKKAALPEGPSVHPFQKILRGGTSGSVAAVDPEADLAALPYTGGTSAQPKGVRLTHANLVSCSGQLRAFFPNLTEGGEVVAAALPLYHIYGQVGVLLMGITLGATLVMFTSLDLGHILSTMDRQGVTVFYGVPALYEVLRTHAKTAWVNWKKMKLIVSGADSLPETTAAGWEERTGKAILEGFGMTETSGVSHVNPHHRIRRGSFGLPLPNVDAAIVEPETGQLLPVGEVGELLLSGPNITAGYWRRDEENRRAFIDRDGKRWLRTGDLVRMDGDGYFHYYARTKDLIKYRGFSVFLREIEEVLTAHPMVKAAGVIGVKDPKVGEYPMAYVVLKPEARGRVTEADIREYLKEKLAPYKVPKVVEFRSELPKTDVGKVSRRDLRDELEGL
- a CDS encoding Serine palmitoyltransferase encodes the protein MDLLEKCRRFLTDPAYAERLGYPTNPRTAQAQGLYPYFIPLEESEGTTVVIGGRRLIMIGSNNYLGLTTDPRVQRAAADAVARYGTSCTGSRFLNGTLALHLELEERLAHYVGKEKALVFATGYQANLGAVSALVGRNDIVVCDKEDHASIFDGCRLSLGEMRRFRHNDVADLDRVLSACPRDVGRLVVVDGVFSMSGEIAPLREIADCCRRHGARLMVDDAHGIGVTGGGRGTSAHHGVTESVDLIMGTFSKSLASVGGFIAGDEASIHWIQHRARSLIFSASLPAASAAAALAALGILESEPERVARVNELGERMRRSLRELGFDTAASETPIVPIVVGGGMETLLLWRELFDAGVYTNVALPPAVPEGRCLLRTSYMATHTDEHIAEVIRVFGTIRRSSANP
- a CDS encoding Oxidoreductase, short-chain dehydrogenase/reductase family; translated protein: MTDHVGRAEGPESWVVLVTGASSGIGRACADLLARNGFTVYGGSRSTGEGPTDAGWTSLSMDVRDDASVAGAVARVVADAGRLDAVVNNAGFGIAGAVEDTTVEEVLDLFQTNFFGALRVCRAVLPYFRARGAGTIVNVSSLGGRIGLPFQGLYSASKFALEGMTEALRMEAKPLGIKVVLIEPGDTRTGFTAHRRRTAASVTNDAYRERFARALRRIERDEQAGEDPAAVARLVLRVLRHPAPRLRYTVGNPIQRLAVHARAVLPGRLFEWGIMRYYGVY
- a CDS encoding 2-dehydro-3-deoxygluconokinase, encoding MKYDLVTFGEAMVRLSPPGLQRLEQTTTLEVHVGGAELNVAVTAQRLGLNAAYVTRLSRNALGRMIANRAREQGVDASHIVWTDEDRVGLYFVEFGASPRASSVLYDRRGSAMANIRPGEVDWAKIFRDARCFHTTGITPALSSLAAKATQEAVSRAKEAGLLVSLDLNYRARLWTQEEARRVMTGLVRMADVLITTEEDTKRVFGIEETAYEKVAERLAREFNLAVVAITVRETPSVWHNTWTAIAYAQGGIIRGPTYDIEVVDRVGAGDAFAGGFLFGYLTDGPEAGVRYGIAASALKQTNPGDLVWATRDEVEGLLKGEGLRIAR